ttaacataattttcttatttctctgcgtgtgtgaagtctgccaatccgcattgggccagtgtgatgGACTAATTAGCCATcacattctgagacgagactcgagctcagcagtgacctgGGTTTGAGTTGATATGATTTGATTCATcaaatgtagctttttattttttttaattgttaaatttgTTTGGTATCTTTCGAAGCCTATTCGCtactaacaaaaaaagaaatctttCCACTTTATAATAATGCTAGCAGATGCCTCGTAGTTTATGTCCCCGTAGGAACAAgagggtaaaatatagcctacgacactcacaaataacgtagcttttcattagtaaaagaattttcaaaatcggttctatagatccagatattacccacAACCTCACAgacaaacaaattttattagtgatgaaatatttaacaatgaatatgcaggtttttaataatatataaaaaatataataaaaaacacgcAAATAGATAAGATGTACTACAAAACATCGGTATTGTCTAGTATCTTAGACTTGTCACGTTTATCGCAATGTGCTCTGTTGTTATGACGTACTGTTTAATAGACTAGTCAGGAAACGAACTATTTGACGCTTTCCCACCACGCCACTATAGTGCAGGTTTGTGGGTAGCCTGGAACGAtggagggttttttttttatttttttattctttacaagttagcccttgactacagtctcacctgatggtaagtgatgatgcagtctaagatggaagcgggctaacttgttaggaggagtatgaaaatccacactcctttcggtttctacacgacatcgtaccagaacgctaaatcgcttggcggtacgtctttatcggtagggtggtaactagccacggccgaagcctcccaccagccagacctggaccaattaagaaaacctcaatcggcccagccggggatcgaacccaggacctccgtcttgtaaatccaccgcgcataccactgcgccacggaggccgtcaaaagggtGAAGTTTGTACAAGGATTAGCCCTTAAATGCATCATGAAATATGCAGCCTACGTAATATTCAGACGGCTGTATGTTATGAATCTTtgtcttcaaaaaaaaatctctgtctATCGAGACCAGGCTTAGTCTTTAATTGTTATGTTGGCAATACATATATGTTTTTTTGTCCATTCGAATTTGACAACTGAAAATCTTTCAGCGGGCAGCGGTATGAAAAATTCGTTACTGGATCGATTTTgtgaaaacatgttttttttttaatttttcaacgtAAGTTGTGCTGTTATGCTTCTAATGATCATATAAACTCCTACTGAAccaaagtttacatcgattttcacgcgaacgaagtcgcgggcgtccgctagtatgcaaTAAAATTGTTCACAAGCTGTTGTTGTAGACAAGGTTTGTTTGTCCAATTTTATAACAACCTCCACAACAAACAAACCTCCTATGGCAATATCCAGAATCATAATCTGCATGCTTCACTGAGTTCAAAAGCGAGAACAGAATGCGGTCTTCATAGTATGCACACTTTACTCCGCAGAGCGCCTGGTCAATAGGAAAGGAAGCTATTTGCAAATTTGGCGAACAATTGAATAATCGGAACCGCCGAAAGAATCAAACGTAAGAAGAGTCTAGAAGTTTTGTAAGTGGtttagagttttatttttttacaaatagcaATCATGTCATTTACGTTATTAGCAAATTGGAAGCAATCATCTGATCAATTTGGCTCAACCAAGAGAGTTATTTGGTGTAATACCGCTTAAACTAACCTACtagcttttgttttttaataacatcAGCCTTATTTAGTaacttgaattaattaatttattttgctataatccgcataaagccgacgaacccatgcgacaacgtcacccggTCAAGTTTCtgtttgacttatgtgcacttcttccctatccctaccctagccctagggttgaaaaatagatgttggccgattctcagacctaactgaatatgcataaaaaatttcatacgaatcggttaagccgtttcggaggagtatgggaaGAAACATTGAGAAacgagaattttatttataacatttcaaTTCAATAGTTAAGTAATAATATTCTTAGTAATACTTAAGTCacctgcaggcttattcactatttttgacgtatgctagttgacatttacgATGTTGAGattgtatgtaaaaatgtcatcggGTGCtgtcacacagtaggtaaatggcattttgtcaattgatttgatgattattttactttaccttaccttatcagccgatagacgtccactgctggacataggcctcttgcatggaccttcaagcacaacgatctcgagccgccagcatccagcggctccctgcaactgcTTGatatccacctagtggggggtcgcccaacactgcgctttccggtgcggggtcgccattctagcaccgttgataataaagacaaataaaaaatagtgaataggccagctgatatCTATAacattcactatttatttattgctaactgatcaaaattaacTATTCAGTGTCAAATAGAAGCCATAGTCTATGTCTATTGAggaaaatgtacataaaaactATTCATAAGTGAATAACGCAATTCACTTATGAATTACAcaccaataaaatattttactgtaggTATGCCGATAAGAAATCGCTTATCGACATACCGACCGGATGAAATTTTTTTAACCTACCTaggattcatcattatcaacccatattcggctcactgctgacctcgagtctcctctcagaattagaggggttaggccaatagtcaaccacgctgacccaatgcggtttggcagacttcacacacgcagagaattatgaaaattctgtggtatgcaggtttcctaatgatgttttgttttgatgTGCACAGAACTcaaaaagttggagttgcatgcccccgaccggattcgaacccacaccctccggaatcggaggtagaggtcctatccactgggctatcactgattCTACCTAGGATATAgttaggtaatttttattttattctttacaagttagcctttgactactcacctgacggtaagtgatgatgtaattttaaatggaagtgctctaacatgttaggaggaggatgaaagtccacacttgtttcggtttctactcgtcgctagctaaatcgcttgcggggatcgaactcaggacctccgtcttataaatccaccgcgaatatcAATGGAGGTCGTCGTATAATTATAGAGTGGGCTAGATCACCTGTTCCAAAAAccacataattaatattaaaaattcaaattagtttattatttttgcaaatTATGTTAATATATCAAATTCCAAATTTGAAaacaagtttaataaaaaaaaaactcttacgCCAAATACATTCATGCTCAatatattaactagcggacgcccgcgatgcCAATCGCGTTTATTTCTGTGTTTTTCTTTGGTAAATCTGCTCACCCTTATTATTTCATATAACTTATTATTTCGTAGTTCCTGTTCtcatgagaatacggagatatttACGGAGAGATTCGggctataggtatattataatagcgggcgcccgcaacttcgtccgcgtgtaattcagtttttcacgaatcccgcagGAAATTTTGGAACTTTTgactggtaggaggcttcggccgtggctagttaccaccctaccggcaaagacgtaccgccaaacgatttagcgttccggtacgatgccgtgtagaaaccgaaaggggtgtggattttcatccccctcctaacaagttagcccgcttccatcttagactgcatcatcacttaccatctggtgagattgtagtcaagggctaacttgtaaagaataaaaaaaaaattccattccaaatttcagccaaatcgcttcagtagccgcagcgtaaaggaggaacaaacataattaaactcacacacacacaaactttcgcctttataatattaaatattagtgTTTTTATATAGTCTAATGACACtgacaaatatatttgtaaacgaattaaaaaaaaatggttcagaaaattaattttatatttatttctttctttcttctttttctctttGGAGTGAATTGTACTTGTCTGAAAACAGACCTACGTGTCTGAAGACAGACGGTCCACATCTTAGCAGTTCTAATTAGAAATGTTGACGCAAATCCCCCTGAAACtttacaaaatttacctctttataatattttatatagccCAATGACACTGACAAATAcactagtaaaagaattttcgaaaatcggttcagaagatcCCCCTGAAACCTCATAAACTGTAGGTATCTCtttattgtatgtattgtatagTACAGATATTTTCTTAAAGAAGAATTTGGGAAACTGATTATAATCCTCGCTAATAGGAAAGTCATGTAATGTAGAAGATTCGTttgcatacaaacaaacaaataagctTTCACCATAAACGTACAATACCTATAGCTTCTCCGTGTATTAAAaggtaaaaagattttaatcttaggtatattataatataattataattgtaattattagtaCTAGCGGCCGCCCGCGTTTTTGTATCGTGTACAGTTcctttcatgtaggatggtgcgggtgacagttcgtttcaatcttgaaagtttgccgcgattcacgataatagtacgtattatgaaagtcaaacaggcgactgtcaccgtacccatgctatctgaaaatcaCTTAAAATAGGCATACTAAGCCAGTAGGTATGTGCAACAGTATGTtgaaaaaaacacagttattttctATGGGTATTTTGAtattacagacagacacttcaattttatttacatgtatttaCATTACAACCTATGTTGTGTTAGGTCAAAAATGCTATCATTTTTGACTTAAGACAACACAGGTCGTAGACACTTATGACGTCATACAGAGTTATTTGAAAACTGGACCTCGACTGAACTTTCCAGATTCCATCCGCGGGAGGTccatatattatttctttatctgTATCTGTCTCTGTCTGCATCTGTCTGCTTTGACTTttgtccctaccctaccctactccttatTGCCCACCTTTAACAAGTAAtctgattaggcaaatatagatttttttgtaaattggcCTAATTAGATGTCCTTCATTGTCCTAATTTatagccaattttcagctctgtatcattcgtatttgagccgtgatagcccagtggatatatagtggatacctctgcctccaattacAGAGGGTATGGGTTCAATCCAGTCCATggtatgcacttccaacttttcagttgtgcatttttagaaattaaatatcacgtgtctaaaacggaaaacatcttgaggaaacctgcataccatagaattttcttaattctctgcgtgtgtgaagtctgccaatccgcattgggccagcgtggtggactattggcctaacccctctcattctgagaggagactcgatcttagcagtgagccgaatatgggttgataatgaaccaACGAATCattcgtataatttgggcccaACTTTGCATGGAAACTGGGTTTTTTCTTTGCTGGGATCCTATTTTTGGAATTTATTATACTGATTTTAAACATACTGGCAGCACTCTtgggtaataaattaattaattttattactcttTTAGATTATACGGCGCAACCGGCTTATGTTttctttgaatttgaattataatGGTATAAGAGCCTGCGTGGACCAGACTTTcgttattttgaaaatcttttttatCTTTTCATGTTCCTACAATAAGTAGGTATGCCATGTAATGTACGCTACCTCTTAAAGTAGATAGATATGGAGTTAGGTCCATCTGTCCGTGTGTCTTTGGTCGTTGTGGAGGTAACAGGTTTCGAGGATGCAGACTGTTAGTTACAGGTTTTATGGTTTTATGACTGAACAGTTACaggttttattatatatattatttcaacTGAAGTAGACGGGTAAAAAGGAagtaggttctcaattcgacgtgtatgttttttttaacctcTTCatcatttgaaaattctttttttgtttgaaacttcTAGATTTTTTTGTACTTCTAGATTTTCATgacaatcggtttagtaattttgtgttgaaatttaaatatctgaaatacgtctttgaagtcggttctatatttatgttaaaaaaaatatttgatatattttacctataataaaatgaaaaaaaaaatccgttacTTATTATCATATAAATCCTTCGTTTGCAACCCTTAAAGTTAGGGACAAGGGACAAGGTGAAGCTAACTTCACCAAGTGAATAGCGACTgtacacatttttcatactttGCTGATGCATATTACTCTGTGAAAGTTAGGTACTCTTTATTTTGATTGAGGGTATAAATCCTTCAAACCTAACCTCCCAAAGCAACAAAGTTTCAATCTCCATAGTTACCATGATACTTCTAAATAATCTAAATAGTAATCATTTGCTGAGAAattttaagcttttataaaatcacggaGGTCTGGCTAGGACAGGCTCTTAATCTGTGAGGACACGTGccattatatataaataaatttgtttgtttttactttAGCTAATTAATGTTTATGTATAAAGTTTAGCTTACTAGCTATTTGCGTCGGCTTTTCTTTCCTTGAATTACGGAAAAATTACTTGGCCCAATCTACTTTCTCCTTTTTTATCATAGGCCCGCTAGACATCGTAGTAGTCTACACCCTTACGTAATCGATATAGATTTGACTTTTAACTGCTGCATTGGTACTGtagttagaaagaaagaaagaagaaagaaaaatcgtttattttaaaattgtgccacacaccaACCACTtgagcaaggcaagaccaagtagcagaagcatcaccccactgtcatgtttggcacaaccttgaaaaaggtaccagctcagcattttgctgcatGATCCAAGcaattgggatgatgactaggtttgaatatattgatttttatgatacattcgggtaaataaggtcaatgataactaatttatacataaaaatcaaagattgcaaaataaatgaaattatgaaatttcaaaatctactaaaaatcttttattgtaattggatgaaaattaaaacagtttaggcttccttacaataaatgtgacattttttaatatatgaactataaacatacatacataaacgcacaaataacaaagatattagtaattttgtttgaacgcacatacaaatctaacaatcattacattatctacgacgtcataagttcgtgccattttgtatggggcgtttttcagggatccgcggcagcgccgcaaatctgaccttttaaatccctgtagctccgaaagtaatgatcgcagacaccctgttcctttgacaaaattgctttactattagcatactcttaatttatataaaatttaaaaaaactgtcatcatctctattgCTGGAGcatacagcactgattttcactGATTGAGCTGGTTCGACCACAGACAATGAGGTTCAGGGTtcaaatcccgggtcaggcctaCAAAAAAAACCTTTTGAGACACCCCTGTGCTTCGGAAAGCACTTTAAGTCGCCAGTCCTGCCCCAGATCTTTGATCAGTCGTGTCGGACTACGGGAATGAGGATTTAGAGAGTGTACTTGTGTTGGCacatagtattttataattccataataattaatccataataattaaattgtctctattattagtaagatttagtttaatgttaatgttttatcttaatatttttgttttgattttaaataaattttgagataatttaatttttaaaacaatttaattaatgagCTTGTTAAGCATTTGTTTTGAAAACTTaagaaagaatattttattctattaatttatactaaatttatttcataatttattattatttttaaagaaataaaaaataataaataatctacctacctagtaaattaatttaataattgtatttaattaagttaagttttcttctttaagctattgttttaaaattgtatactattttattaattttaaattgggtaataattaattttgacatttaatccttcctataaatttgacatattataattggttaagtgttgacatataattatataaatgttatgtgcgcctattgtttatatgcatatcaggattctttaatatgtgttattttatgttttaacgtttaatatgtgtattgttggcgtgctttatataaataaataaataatttaactagcggacgcccacgattcTGTTTACGTGCTCTTGTAGCTCTCGATCGGATTTTCattaagttgatttttttttgcttgtgtGATGGAAATTGATTCGGCAGTGTTATGGGGGTAGAAGAAGAAATTAATAAGCGAATATAGCCGAGtggggtatcaaatgaaaggatttGATTTGTGTATTACAAACCCCTTTCCTCTTCAAACGACCTAGCATTTGAGGGGGAAAGGAGTAGTTCGGGGGTACGGGGATCAATTTTCTAAATGAAAGGGTGTCAAGAAAGTGTTTTAAAGGGGTTTTACTAAATTAAGACAACctggatattatttttttttactttttacttttgttaCACTAAATAGGGTGttcctattttaaaattagaagacaaattacaataattttgcaAATACATTTTATCAATTATATCGGCAACTCATAGTGATATTCTGTGTTGCTTTTAAGTGGATAATATCAGATAACGTACAGAGAAATCATGTACCAAACTGCACTTAGTGAGGCTATCTGATTAGTGTGTAATTTTCAATGGAAGCACGTTTTGTAGCAGTTTACttttacaataacaatttattcACTTTGATGACCCGACACGTCCTTGTGGAACTTCATTTTGTTGAAATGTTTGATTGAGAGCATATGATAGATAgacgtatattattttatagaccGAGACCCTGCAATAGCCAAATGTACATCACTTTATAGACCAAGAccctgcaatagccagatatacctaattttatagACTGACACTCTGCAATAGTTCTATAAAATGCGGTATATGCAGATATACCGCGATCATGCAATAGCCAGATATATTTCTGCCTGCAATAATAGATATATCTCATTTTATAGACCGAGACCCTGCAATATCAAGTTAAACATCATTTTGTAGACTGAGACCCTGCAATACCCATATGTAACTACATCACTTTATAGACCAAGACCCTGGACtagccagatatacctcattttgtAAACCGAGACCCTACAATAACCAAATGTACCTACATCACATTATAGACCAAGACCCTCATTAGCCAGATATACATCATTTTGTAGACTGAGACCCTGCAATagccaaatatatttataaaccaAGACGCTGCAATAGCCTGATAAACCTCATTTTATAGAAAGATACCCTGAAATTGCCAAAAACCCTGCAATAGCTGTTTGTTTCAGGGTCTCGGTATAAGATATATCTAtgatatacctcattttatagaccgacttaaaaaaaggaggaggttctcaattcgagtgtaaGTTTTTAGAATATATAAGGTCCGTCAATCCATGTGCCTACCATATGTAAGTAAGTACGGTTGGCCAATCCAGTGGCCAATTAGTCCAGATTGTCATGAACATGCGATAGATCAAATCCCAGCCGTAAGggacaatatttaattaattaattttgataatttgactaatttaaaaaatacgaagctaagtgactagcGACTGGGGAAGAAAGAGGTTACGCATATTATGTCGaggataatataaaaatatgccttatattccatcttagattgcatcatcaggtgagattgtagtcaaaggctaacttgtaaagataaaaataaaaaaaacacttgggGGTAAATGCATGGGGTGACAAACTATCAAAGGCACTCTCACATGGTTAATGCTTATTTTAACGACGCGGCGTTTGTTTGTAATACTTCAGTCGATACagccattttaaaattaagttcaaaaattataactacGTATAAGCAAGGTATTAAAGGAACTGGGGGAAAGAGGCAGAAAACTTTAGCCACGGGACCCTAAAAATCCTATAATTGTTTTGTTCTTAAACGATCTTGTTAATACATCTTAGGACATTCGTAAGGCAAACATATAATAAAACgcaaattaacataaaattaaaattagagaTAACATTTTTGAATACCACGACCcccgtgttattttttttttggttttcggTTCGGGTTTATATATGATGGTTTTTGAGATCCGCACATCAGTTGTTCGCAAGCTATTGTGAAAATCAATTTCGAAATGTACGGTTTAATTCTTTTCGCTCTGGTAGCGACGGCTTCTGCCAATGTCTACCACAACGCTCAGTGCCCTCTCGTGAAACCGGTGGAGAATTTTAATTTGGAAGCAgtaagttttctttttactttaatttactaCCCTCAGGTCGAAAGGCcccccgaaaggggctggatGAACATGACCAGGGGAACAAGGTACTTCGCGCCTTACCGGGACAAGAAGGcatagcctcgaggcccgtacccccactTGGATTTTTAactgggaggagatgacctgcctcctgaagttttttttaaaccccatattttttttataaagctgaagtttgtttgcttgaacgcgctaatctcaggaactactggtccgatttgtaaagttctttcagtgttagatagcccatttattgagaaaggctataggttatatattatccccatatttctacgaaAACGGgtattacgcgggtgaaaccgtgtggcgtcagctagtctatactaaagctgaagagtttgtttgttatcttgaacgcgctaatttcaagaAAAGAAgaggtccgatttgtaaaattctttcagtgttagatagcccatttatcgaggaaggctatataggcTACATATCATCCCCcgttcttacgggaacggaaaccacgcgggtgaagcaacgcggcgtcagttagtgaccaatattcccattccccttcgACCTCTCTGGCACAGTGCTGCGGTTCTCAACAGAGATGTCCTGGGTTAGATGCCCAGTATAGTTAGGattatataatttctaaattggctcaagtTTTGTCTTGTAGTAGGCATCGGTTTTgcttaccacactaccggcaaagacgtatcgccaagtgattcagcgttccgctacgatgacACGTATCAGAGATATGGTTAGAATCAACTTAGcctccaagtaagcccgcttccgactgcatcgtcacttatcatcaggtgagattgcagtcaagggctaacttgtcataaaaTAATCGATAAAGACTATGTTAAGTTGCTTGATATTGTTTCCCGTACATATTAATATGGAGCAGTGTGGAGTGATTTAGAATGTTATGGTAAATTAGATTAGTCAATTgtatgtaaacaaaaaaaatatttaaatatacgagtatgcaAATATAACAAACGCCTCAGGGAGGCTCCCTGAGGCGTTTgctaattaaaaatcattttaatgtatgcctatttttatagtttagttgtttttataaaaataatgtaatgtaattgtttaaatttccctcgactggtgacagaaggctCATTTTTGGAAGGCCTGGCTGtacagcgcggaaatgcagccaatattcttgccaccattccacatggGCGTAATATgcatagttattaggataagttagcttgtgccttacagtttttaaaccgacttcaaaaaaggataTTCTCAATTTGagttcatgttttttttatatgtctcgaaaaaattaaattattttttttatttccagtacGGTAATGGGGTTTGGTTTGAGCTCGCGAAGTACCCCAACGATGCTGAGAAGGGGGGTCAGTGCGGCTCAACCGAGTACAGACTTCAGGCTGACACCATCCAGATCAGAAGCTTCCATGTAGCCAATGGAAGGCTGGCTTCCATCGACGGTACTGCCAGGCTCGCACCTCCAAGCGCTACTGAAGGAAAACTCCTGTACTCTCTCCCTTATGGTGGTAAAGATCTGGATTAATACtaaaaattcttcaaaaaaaaatcaatatggcgtattttttttgtatctgtcTCATGCAATCAGTTTAATGAGCAgaggcgtatttttttttacaatctaatGTTGGCAACAGTAAAACTTATCTACTAAGCAAATGACCTAAAATGGTTGCCAAGTACGTcaattgtatttgtataaaacaCTGTAGATAATTTCAAATTACTAATCTATAGGTCAGATAATTTTTGGTCACTAATGTTTTTGAAAggtcttttaaataaattaaatatgatgatgaaaccATAATCTTAGAGCATTTTTTGTGAATTCGCTCAACTCAAATGTAGATAATTACTTACATAACTtagaagataaaaataaaagataacatgaaattaaaaactgtCACTGTTTCATTCCAAAAAAATgcagagtaaaaaaaaacactttgatTTGATCAAAATTGGTATTTAGAAATTTATATTCATATAGGTACATAAGATAtactaaaaacttttttttatcgtaataaaaatcaaattattaaaatatcatcttttaaaatattgttcagtttatagttagttaaaaagttcaaaataaaacttttacttaaaaattttttttttattatttaatatctaaGCAACCTCAACACAATAAAGTctcttaataaatatatatagatatag
The Bicyclus anynana chromosome 21, ilBicAnyn1.1, whole genome shotgun sequence genome window above contains:
- the LOC112046436 gene encoding bilin-binding protein, with protein sequence MYGLILFALVATASANVYHNAQCPLVKPVENFNLEAYGNGVWFELAKYPNDAEKGGQCGSTEYRLQADTIQIRSFHVANGRLASIDGTARLAPPSATEGKLLYSLPYGEGGSYQEYTAWVLDTDYDNYAIVYYCKYNAEKKTRQDFAWIFSRSKVLDPQSKAKVDKFIKDSKFLDSSKFKYTDFSEAACRVVY